In the genome of Mucilaginibacter sp. 14171R-50, the window GCTTAAAGGTGCCCGAAAGGTTTGCCATATTAGCGATACCGATATACAAACCGGTGGATGGGGTAGTTGTGCCGATATTACCCGAGGAAAATACGTGGACGATCCCGTCATTCGCGTATACCTGCTGGTCGTAAGCTTCGGCTTCGATACCATAAAAATTTTCGATGCCGGTGCCGTACGAATGATTTTGGAGGCTGATATTGAATTTTTTAAAAACGGCGGTCGTATCAGGCGAAAGCCTCGAAAAATCTGATGAGGTAAATTTTACCGCCGGCGCCACCCCACGGCCCTTAACAAACGAATTGCCGTTGCCGCCTATCAGTGTGGCCATAATAGTGGCATGGCCGGAATTGTTTTCGGCAGGGATAACGGATGAAAACGAACGCCCAAGCAGGTCAAGGTCGTCCTCATCATAACGTTCTTCTTTCACGCTTACATTTATGCCGCTGCCATTTATGCCCGCAAAGTTATCCGGTATTGCCGACAAGTTGTTTGCGCCCAGGTCCAGGTCATCAATAACCAGCTCAGGGTGTGGCCTTCTGTCCAGCCCGGCAAAAACAATGTTGGTTTGTTGTAGCAGGGCCGGCAGTTGTTTCAGCTGTATTTTTATGGTAACCACTTTGCCGTTGGCCGATAGGATAGTGCCGTATTTTCTTACCTGGGTAAGGGCACTGTTGTTTCGGTCTTTCAGCACAAGGTTCACCACGTTTGTAGTATTAGGGTGGCTGGCATTTAAGCGCGCCAGGTTATCGTCGGCCTTCCATATCGCGTTTGCAGGGCTGGCGCTTAAAATATTGCCTGAGGGGGTGATAGCACTGCGGGATGAAGCGATGTAATAATTATATGATACCCTTTTTACAAGGTTAATATTTTTAAAATTTGACGGCTTTGCAAATTTGATCAGATAGTATTGCACGCTATCGGGCTGTAATGTCCCGGCTGCCGGCGCGGCGTACATTTGGGTTATCGACTGGTCGTCGGTTTTTTTTTGAGCATAAGATATATTGAAGCAGGCAAGAAAAAGAAAAAGGCAGACGATCTTTTTTGTCATATCAGCATACAAAATAAGGGGGAGTTGCTCAAACTCCCCCTCAAAGTAAAACTATTTAGTCGATCTTAAGTAATGGCTTAGTATAAATAGTTAAGCGCTATTTTATCGTTGGTGTTAAAAGTGCGGTCGCCGCCGTTAGAGCAGGCCAGCATCCACGAACCGGCATCGGCTGTAGATGGGGTGCCCGGAATAAGCACAGCGCCCACGTTCGAAGCACCTTCGTTTACTGCGCTGCCGCCGCAGCTGTATGCACGGTTAAAGTAATCGGTATGGCGGAAACCAATGCAATGGCCCATTTCGTGCTGTAATACCGATGTTAAGTAGTTAACATCAGGATTAGTACCGTATGCCTGCGCGTTGGTGTTCATCTGGATCTGGCTATAAGGGTTACCCTTTTTAGTTGGGAAGCCTGATGAACCTAAAGTAATGTAGCCACCGCTTGGGCCCTCGTTAAAGCCAACGATCTGGATCTGGCCGCCGCTGCTTACAAACTGGAACTTAAGCGTTAAGTTAAGCGCGTTGTAGCGTGCAATAGCATTTTGCGTGGCTGTACCATAAACAGCCGGCAGGTTAGATATCGATACAGTTACGGTGCGTGGCAGGTTTTTTACCAGGTTGGTAGTTCGGTACTGCTCAGTTTCAGCTATACGAACATTGGGGCTGGTGCTTGCCTCGGTAAAGTTCTCCTG includes:
- a CDS encoding M57 family metalloprotease gives rise to the protein MKTRLLFKTGITAVLGASVLFACTKDNKSTDATPVAQNGVSAAVLKNITDLGFSTDQVRKVKDGYLVEGDILLTQENFTEASTSPNVRIAETEQYRTTNLVKNLPRTVTVSISNLPAVYGTATQNAIARYNALNLTLKFQFVSSGGQIQIVGFNEGPSGGYITLGSSGFPTKKGNPYSQIQMNTNAQAYGTNPDVNYLTSVLQHEMGHCIGFRHTDYFNRAYSCGGSAVNEGASNVGAVLIPGTPSTADAGSWMLACSNGGDRTFNTNDKIALNYLY